The nucleotide window TGTAAGCGGCAGAGACCGCCGCATACGCGGTAGCGTCCTTCTTCACGAGGGCGGACAATGCCTTTGCCAGCGCCGCAGAACCTGAGGCGACGGCCGTCATCTCGTCTTCGACGTCCGAGTATCTTTTTTTTCCGATCGTCAGGGCGGCGACCATGCGGGTCAGTGCTGCCCCGAGTGCACCTGCATACGCAACGACGCTCCCACCCCCCGGCACCGGCTCTGCAGAAGCCACCGCGGCCAGAAACGCATCCGATGCCTCCTCGCCCTCAACTCCGGCGTTGGCACGTATTGCAAGGGAGACCTGGCGCTCCAGGACCTGGTCCTCCGAGAAATTCCGGAGTCTGAGAAAATTGCTTGAAGCTTCAAACAATACCTGCTCGGGTACGAGGCCGATAATCTCGCTCCACGTCACCTCTATGCCTTCAGCGCGTGCCTTCCGGGCGATGAAATCGTACGCAACGTGGAGCGGAGTTTCCTTAGTGTCGACGAGATTCATCGACACCTGCGCCTGCCCATCCACCTCCAGGCCGAGCCCCTTCACTGCCTTGAATCCACCGGACGACCCACGGACGGATTTCGCGATCGCCTTCGCGAGGCCGAGGTTTTCTGCACCGCCGAGGTAGACGTTGTAGGCAACGAGGAAAGGACGGGCACCGATGGCGGTGGCGCCGGCAGAGGGATGGATTCGATTGGGCCCGAAGTCGGGCTCGCGTTCAGCGTTGGCGCCGATTTCGTCGACCAGTCCCTCGAACTGGCCGCGACGAACATCGGCCAGATTCACGCGACTGGGACGCGTGGCGGCACGCTCGTAGAGGTAAACAGGGATTCCGAGCTCATTGCCCACCCGCTCTCCCAGCTGGCGTGCGAGTGCCACGCAATCGTCCATCGTTGCGTCTTCCAGCGGGACGAACGGAACGACGTCGGTAGCTCCGATGCGAGGATGCTCGCCGGTGTGCAGACGCAGATCGATTAGTGCCGACGCCACTCGCATCCCTGCGAAGGCCGCTTCAACCGCATGATGCGCAGGAACCACAAAGGTTATCACCGACCGATTGTGCGATGCGTCAGACGAGGAATCGAGAATAGTGACGCCCTCGACGGCGGCAATCGAGTTGCGAATAGCGAGCGTTATCTCCGGGCGCCGGCCCTCGGAAAAATTTGGAACGCACTCAATGAGTTTCATACACCTGAAGTCTGAGGCTCGGACGCGCTGCGATTCAGCGCTTCAATGAGCCGGTTGATGTGCTTTTTTCCTTGCAACGCATTCCTCACTCCCGTTAACTTCGCCCGATGACCGCGTCACGGATCTTCAGCGGAATTCAGCCCTCGGGCGAATTGCACATCGGCAATTACCTGGGCGCGGTAAAGAACTGGGTCGCACTGCAGCATGAATACGAGTCGTATTTCTGCATTGTCGACTACCATGCGATCACCGCGCCCTATGAGCCTCACGAGCTGCGACGCCGCACGCGCGACATGGCGGTGTCGCTGCTTGCAGCGGGCGTCGATCCGGACAGATGCACAATGTTCGTTCAGTCGGCCGTGCCGGAACATACCGAGCTTGGCTGGATTTTCAACACGATCACCCCCCTTGGCGAACTGGAGCGGCAGACCCAGTTCAAGGATAAGTCAAGCCGGCAGGACAGTATTGCGGCGGGGCTTCTCATGTATCCGGTTTTGCAGGCGGCAGATATTCTGCTGTACAAAGCGAACCTGGTTCCGGTGGGTGAAGACCAGGTTCAGCACCTCGAGCTATCGCGCGAAATTTCGCGCCGCTGGAACGCGAAGTTTGCTGTGGGTGGTACGCAAGGAAGTGATGCTGACTTTGCTGTCGCTGATCTGGGCGTTGCCGCGCCTGAGGCTAAGGTCGCTGCGCCTCAGGCTAACGTGGCCACCCCTCACGCTGGCATCGCCCCGCCTGATGCTGAGGGAGAACCTGGATTTTTTCCCGAGCCCCAACCGCTGCTGACTCCAACCCGGCGGATCATGGGGCTCGACGGGAAAGCGAAGATGTCGAAGTCGCTTGGCAACACCGTCGGTCTCCTCGAGAAGCCGGAAGAGATCTGGACCAAATTGCGTCCCGCGGTGACAGATCCAGCAAGAGTTCGCCGAACCGACCCCGGCACACCGGAGGTCTGCAACATATATCAGCTCCACCGTGCGTTCAGCGCGCCCTCGACGGTAGAGCACGTCGCCATCCAGTGCCGTACTGCCGGCTGGGGATGCATCGATTGCAAGAGAGTACTGCTGGCCTCGATGGAAATCGAGCTCGGGCCTATTCGCGCTAAAGCCGCAGAAATCATTGCCAACCCAACCCGGCTCGACGACGTGCTCGGCGATGGGGGCGCCAGTGCCCGGAAGGTCGCGCAGGTGACAATGCGCGAGACGCGGGCGCGAATGGGTCTTGGCTGATTCGACATCGGCCAGGGATGTGAGCCGATTGCCGGCGAACCATTCATCGGCTGTCCCGCAGGGACTGCCGGCTGAGGCCGATGTTGCCGCTGCACGGGCACTCCTGCTACGGCTTGCTCAACATCCTCGAAATGCGGGGAGCGCCGCCGAGAGCGATGCGCGAACGATCTGCACTGATGAGTTGCACGGTCTGGGTTTCGATGTACGAGAACAGGTTTTCGAGTTCTCGCAATTTCCGGGACGGTGGGCACCAACCATCGGCGCGGTCTACATGGCGATATTGGCATTTGCTGCCAGCCACGCGGCTGCCGGTCACTCCGCGCCGGTCCCCGGCCTGCTGATTCTTGTCGGGGGATTTGCGATCCTTGGCGTTGGTGGCTCCTGGGTTGCTCGACATGGCACGACTCGCATTCCGTGGCTCAGATCGCGATCGGTGAATCTGATTGCAACACGCGCTGACAAGTCATACGGGCAACCTTCCCGCTGGCTCGTGGCGCACCTCGACACAAAGTCGCAGACAGTTCCAATGCTCGCACGAATCGTGAGCGTGATCCTTTCGGTCGTGCTGTTCGCGGTGCTCACCGTACTTCTCTTCGCCAGCGCGCTTGCGCTTGACTCGCCACCGCCCGCCAATCCGGGAGGGGATGCGTCTCAGACGTCGCTATCGTCGATGAACCTGGCAATAAACGTTGTTGCCTGCCTTGCGGGATTATCGACGATACCGATGATGCTCTGCATTGTCGGCAACAGATCGAGAGGTGCTCTCGACAACGCCAGCGGGGTTGCCGCGGTACTCATGGCGGCGCGTCAACTCGATGGAAGCCGCGCCGTGGGCGTGCTCATCTCGAGCGCCGAAGAGCTTGGTCTTGCCGGCGCACGCGCTTTCGTGAATGAACGGCCCGGGGGACAGATCGCACTCAACTGCGACACGATCGATGATGACGGTCACTTTATATGCATGATGAAAGGGAAGTCAGGTGCGTCCGGACTTGCGGGCGCCATCAGGCGCGCAGCGGCCCGCTATGGAAATGAAATCCAGATTCGTGGAATGCTGCCGGGGGTGCTCGCTGACAATGTGGCCTTCAGCGACGCAGGATGGGATTCGCTCACCTTGAGCCGTGGAAACATCGCGACACTGGCACTCGTACATACAGAAGGCGATCGACCCGACGATATCGAAGGGACCGGGATCGCTCAGGCGGCCCGGCTGCTCGCGGCCACAATGGAGGAGCTTACGTAATGGCGATCGTAATTCTTGGTGTCGTTCTGCTCGGTTCGCTTGTTCTCATCGCACTCGGGCTTCCCGGCCTGTGGGTGATGATAGCCACTGCTGTCGGCTACAACTTCCTCGTCGGTGGATGGCCGATCGGCTGGTTCACGCTCATCGGCATCACCGTTCTGGGTATCGTAGCTGAGGTGATCGAGTTCGGAATGGCGGGCAAGTACGCGCGCAAGTACGGTGGTTCGCGGCGGGCAAGCTGGGGTGCAATCATCGGTGGTATTGTGGGCGCGCTGATGGGCTTCCCATTGCCGATCGTCGGACCTTTGATAGGTGCGTTTGCCGGCAGTTTCGTTGGTGCGCTGGCAGGAGAAATGAGTCTGGGGAAAAGCCACGGGGATTCCACCCGCGTGGCTACGGGTGCGCTGATCGGCCGGGCCGTCGCAACCGCGATGAAAATCGGTGTGGGATGCGCCATTGCATCGTGGATTTTGTTCGCGGCAATGCGATAAGCGCAGCGTTCCGCAGCGGAGCCTTTGCCGGCACGATACAGATCTCGGCCCCGGCGTATGGTGTTCCTTCGCCATGCGCCTCGTCCCGCATTGGCCAAAATCGCCCCTCACGTGCAGACCGGCATGGCTTATGCCCGACTGACGTGTACTCGGCACTCTTCCCCTCGTACGAAGCGAGTGCTGCCCCCCACAACGAGGAGCTTCATTATGCACCATCCAATTCAGGTTCACAGGGCATTGTCAGGGCGGAATGCCTTGCGCCTCGCCTCCGCCTCCTGCGCTTTTGCCTTGCTGGGCTGCGCGTCCACGCCCTCAGGTT belongs to Gemmatimonadaceae bacterium and includes:
- the ftcD gene encoding glutamate formimidoyltransferase, producing MKLIECVPNFSEGRRPEITLAIRNSIAAVEGVTILDSSSDASHNRSVITFVVPAHHAVEAAFAGMRVASALIDLRLHTGEHPRIGATDVVPFVPLEDATMDDCVALARQLGERVGNELGIPVYLYERAATRPSRVNLADVRRGQFEGLVDEIGANAEREPDFGPNRIHPSAGATAIGARPFLVAYNVYLGGAENLGLAKAIAKSVRGSSGGFKAVKGLGLEVDGQAQVSMNLVDTKETPLHVAYDFIARKARAEGIEVTWSEIIGLVPEQVLFEASSNFLRLRNFSEDQVLERQVSLAIRANAGVEGEEASDAFLAAVASAEPVPGGGSVVAYAGALGAALTRMVAALTIGKKRYSDVEDEMTAVASGSAALAKALSALVKKDATAYAAVSAAYKLPKDTSDGATMRKEAIDTALIGAAEIPLETARACAQVAELAATVAARGNSNAITDAGVAALLAEAACRGAAYNVRVNVMSLTDTSRGEQLAREASELVHATSLYASAASGAVERALTK
- the trpS gene encoding tryptophan--tRNA ligase yields the protein MTASRIFSGIQPSGELHIGNYLGAVKNWVALQHEYESYFCIVDYHAITAPYEPHELRRRTRDMAVSLLAAGVDPDRCTMFVQSAVPEHTELGWIFNTITPLGELERQTQFKDKSSRQDSIAAGLLMYPVLQAADILLYKANLVPVGEDQVQHLELSREISRRWNAKFAVGGTQGSDADFAVADLGVAAPEAKVAAPQANVATPHAGIAPPDAEGEPGFFPEPQPLLTPTRRIMGLDGKAKMSKSLGNTVGLLEKPEEIWTKLRPAVTDPARVRRTDPGTPEVCNIYQLHRAFSAPSTVEHVAIQCRTAGWGCIDCKRVLLASMEIELGPIRAKAAEIIANPTRLDDVLGDGGASARKVAQVTMRETRARMGLG
- a CDS encoding M28 family peptidase, with the protein product MADSTSARDVSRLPANHSSAVPQGLPAEADVAAARALLLRLAQHPRNAGSAAESDARTICTDELHGLGFDVREQVFEFSQFPGRWAPTIGAVYMAILAFAASHAAAGHSAPVPGLLILVGGFAILGVGGSWVARHGTTRIPWLRSRSVNLIATRADKSYGQPSRWLVAHLDTKSQTVPMLARIVSVILSVVLFAVLTVLLFASALALDSPPPANPGGDASQTSLSSMNLAINVVACLAGLSTIPMMLCIVGNRSRGALDNASGVAAVLMAARQLDGSRAVGVLISSAEELGLAGARAFVNERPGGQIALNCDTIDDDGHFICMMKGKSGASGLAGAIRRAAARYGNEIQIRGMLPGVLADNVAFSDAGWDSLTLSRGNIATLALVHTEGDRPDDIEGTGIAQAARLLAATMEELT
- a CDS encoding DUF456 domain-containing protein: MAIVILGVVLLGSLVLIALGLPGLWVMIATAVGYNFLVGGWPIGWFTLIGITVLGIVAEVIEFGMAGKYARKYGGSRRASWGAIIGGIVGALMGFPLPIVGPLIGAFAGSFVGALAGEMSLGKSHGDSTRVATGALIGRAVATAMKIGVGCAIASWILFAAMR